Proteins encoded by one window of Streptomyces uncialis:
- a CDS encoding transglycosylase domain-containing protein produces MSEHRRKPPQPQSGGRAAARRGTSGSSAGRRAAPRNTTESPADSYGPQESGPEDRPYGSRAEARRAAQRTGAGRRRSADGAGRGGSGGGGRRSGGAGDTSGPGRGRGRGPAAKKRFVDYPRSGKYGWRRWVPSWRLVTGTFVSFLGLLMGAAGIAYAMVGVPDEKAAAMAESNVFYWADGSQMASTGGEKNRQNVKFADIPRSMQDAVIAAENATFYQDKGVDPMGIGRAVYNMALGGDTQGGSTITQQYVKNTYLDQSQTVSRKVKELFISIKVGAEVDKEKILTGYLNTAFYGRNAYGIQAASQAYFGVDSKHLTPEQSVFLASVLKGPNLYNPDGGVGAMATPEANRERAEKRWKWIFDRQVEVGRMSAEDREKYTKFPDFVKQKSSLAGQSGYLVDTAKEFVAKKAGLTPEELEKGGYHITTTFQKDKVRELEKAVNATKKDFLDKKKRPKTDDLVQFGAASVDPESGKIVALYGGEGQEAGHYSNNANTTGVPVGSTWKPYVLAAAMKYGTFRSKGVPLSPLTKYNGNDLIVINDQNGDPIKDAKGRPFRQKNESEKVWGDVTLFDAMQDSINTPFVQLGIDVGLSKTRSVTKDLGILESSFDEGNLNNASFSLGTSTPSAIRMASSYGTFANSGKHFEPYSVTEVKHKDKPLPGFEAPKQKRALSAPIADNVTKVLENVVQNGTAKGIKDIGFPVAGKTGTTDKNKSAWFVGYTRELSTAVTLFRTDPKEGKLLSMNGTGGVSSIHGGDIPAELWQDYMAQAMKGVDPQPFPEPGEIGEIFEESPSPLPTPSATKTEEKEPEPTPEPTPSPTKSEVKPSPTPSQTCEPGDWGCGSGSGNGSGENTGGNENEGAENGTTENGGADGGGSDSGGSDNGGGDIGGASPGTSAPGQPGGNANAGNNNGGSANTGNNNGGADNGGLFGGTETP; encoded by the coding sequence ATGAGCGAGCACCGTCGGAAACCGCCGCAGCCGCAGAGCGGTGGACGCGCCGCGGCACGACGCGGCACGTCCGGATCGTCAGCGGGGCGTCGTGCCGCCCCGCGCAACACCACAGAATCCCCCGCGGATTCCTACGGCCCCCAGGAGTCCGGGCCCGAGGACCGCCCCTATGGAAGCCGTGCCGAAGCGCGCCGTGCCGCCCAGCGGACGGGCGCCGGTCGCCGCAGGTCGGCCGACGGCGCCGGACGGGGCGGATCGGGCGGCGGAGGCCGCAGATCCGGTGGAGCGGGTGACACGAGCGGTCCGGGCCGGGGCCGCGGCCGGGGCCCGGCCGCAAAGAAGCGTTTCGTCGACTACCCGCGATCCGGCAAGTACGGCTGGCGCCGCTGGGTGCCCTCCTGGCGACTGGTGACGGGCACCTTCGTGAGCTTCCTCGGCCTGCTGATGGGCGCCGCGGGTATCGCGTACGCCATGGTGGGAGTACCCGACGAGAAGGCCGCGGCGATGGCCGAGAGCAATGTCTTCTACTGGGCCGACGGCTCGCAGATGGCGTCCACGGGGGGTGAGAAGAACCGCCAGAACGTGAAGTTCGCGGACATCCCCAGGTCGATGCAGGACGCGGTCATCGCGGCGGAGAACGCCACCTTCTACCAGGACAAGGGCGTCGACCCGATGGGCATCGGGCGGGCCGTCTACAACATGGCCCTCGGTGGGGACACCCAGGGTGGTTCGACGATCACCCAGCAGTATGTGAAGAACACGTATCTGGACCAGAGCCAGACCGTGAGCCGCAAGGTCAAGGAACTCTTCATCTCCATCAAGGTCGGCGCCGAGGTCGACAAGGAGAAGATCCTCACGGGCTACCTCAACACCGCCTTCTACGGTCGCAACGCCTACGGCATCCAGGCCGCGTCACAGGCGTACTTCGGCGTGGACTCGAAGCACCTCACGCCGGAGCAGTCCGTGTTCCTGGCCTCCGTGCTCAAGGGCCCCAACCTGTACAACCCCGACGGTGGGGTGGGGGCGATGGCGACCCCGGAGGCGAACCGGGAGCGGGCCGAGAAACGCTGGAAGTGGATCTTCGACCGGCAGGTCGAGGTCGGGCGGATGTCGGCCGAGGACCGGGAGAAGTACACCAAGTTCCCGGACTTCGTGAAGCAGAAGTCGTCGCTGGCCGGACAGAGCGGCTACCTGGTCGACACCGCCAAGGAGTTCGTCGCCAAGAAGGCGGGACTCACGCCCGAGGAACTGGAAAAGGGCGGCTACCACATCACCACCACGTTCCAGAAGGACAAGGTCCGGGAACTGGAGAAGGCCGTCAACGCCACGAAGAAGGACTTCCTCGACAAGAAGAAGCGCCCCAAGACCGACGATCTCGTCCAGTTCGGTGCGGCGTCGGTGGACCCGGAGAGCGGCAAGATCGTGGCCCTGTACGGCGGCGAGGGCCAAGAGGCAGGCCACTACAGCAACAACGCCAACACCACTGGTGTGCCGGTCGGCTCCACCTGGAAGCCGTACGTCCTCGCGGCGGCGATGAAGTACGGCACCTTCCGCAGCAAGGGCGTTCCGCTGTCGCCGTTGACCAAGTACAACGGCAACGACCTCATCGTGATCAACGACCAGAACGGTGATCCCATCAAGGACGCCAAGGGTCGCCCCTTCCGCCAGAAGAACGAGAGCGAGAAGGTGTGGGGTGATGTGACCCTGTTCGATGCCATGCAGGACTCGATCAACACCCCGTTCGTGCAGCTCGGTATCGACGTCGGCCTCTCCAAGACCCGGTCCGTCACCAAGGATCTGGGCATCCTGGAGAGCAGCTTCGACGAGGGAAACCTGAACAACGCCTCCTTCTCGCTCGGTACGTCGACCCCGAGCGCGATCCGGATGGCCAGCTCGTACGGGACCTTCGCCAACTCCGGCAAGCACTTCGAGCCCTACTCCGTGACCGAGGTCAAGCACAAGGACAAGCCGCTTCCCGGCTTCGAGGCACCCAAGCAGAAGAGGGCGCTGAGCGCCCCGATCGCGGACAACGTGACCAAGGTCCTGGAGAACGTGGTCCAGAACGGCACCGCCAAGGGGATCAAGGACATCGGGTTCCCGGTCGCGGGCAAGACGGGTACCACCGACAAGAACAAGTCCGCGTGGTTCGTCGGCTACACCAGGGAGCTGTCCACGGCTGTCACCCTGTTCCGCACCGACCCGAAGGAGGGCAAGCTGCTCTCCATGAACGGCACGGGCGGTGTCTCGTCGATCCACGGTGGTGACATCCCGGCGGAACTCTGGCAGGACTACATGGCCCAGGCGATGAAGGGCGTCGATCCTCAGCCCTTCCCCGAGCCCGGTGAGATCGGTGAGATCTTCGAGGAGTCCCCGTCCCCGCTTCCCACCCCTTCGGCCACCAAGACCGAGGAGAAGGAGCCCGAGCCCACTCCGGAACCCACGCCGAGCCCGACGAAGTCGGAGGTGAAGCCGTCCCCGACGCCCAGCCAGACCTGCGAGCCGGGTGACTGGGGCTGCGGCAGCGGCAGCGGTAACGGCAGCGGCGAGAACACCGGCGGCAACGAGAACGAGGGCGCGGAGAACGGCACCACCGAGAACGGCGGTGCTGACGGCGGCGGCTCCGACAGCGGTGGGTCCGACAACGGCGGTGGCGATATCGGCGGTGCCTCACCCGGCACCTCCGCCCCTGGTCAACCCGGTGGCAATGCGAACGCCGGCAACAACAACGGCGGCAGCGCCAATACCGGCAACAACAACGGCGGTGCCGACAACGGAGGACTCTTCGGAGGAACGGAGACACCATGA
- the rplI gene encoding 50S ribosomal protein L9 produces MKIILTHEVSGLGAAGDVVDVKDGYARNYLIPRNFAIRWTKGGEKDVAQIRRARKIHEIATIEQANEIKARLEGVKVRLAVRSGDAGRLFGSVTPADVASAIKAAGGPEVDKRRIELGTPIKTLGAHATSVRLHPEVAAKVNIEVIAA; encoded by the coding sequence ATGAAGATCATCCTCACCCACGAGGTCTCCGGCCTCGGTGCCGCGGGCGACGTCGTGGACGTCAAGGACGGTTACGCTCGCAACTACCTGATCCCGCGGAACTTTGCGATCCGCTGGACCAAGGGTGGCGAGAAGGACGTCGCGCAGATCCGTCGTGCTCGCAAGATCCACGAGATCGCGACGATCGAGCAGGCCAACGAGATCAAGGCGCGCCTTGAGGGCGTCAAGGTCCGTCTGGCCGTCCGCTCCGGCGACGCCGGTCGTCTCTTCGGGTCCGTCACCCCGGCCGACGTCGCTTCGGCGATCAAGGCCGCCGGTGGTCCCGAGGTCGACAAGCGCCGCATCGAGCTGGGCACGCCGATCAAGACGCTGGGCGCCCACGCGACGTCCGTGCGACTGCACCCCGAGGTGGCCGCCAAGGTCAACATCGAGGTCATCGCCGCGTAA
- a CDS encoding alanine racemase yields the protein MALTLYVDTARWRAHHKHVLEQFPGIVPVCKGNGYGFGHERLAEEATRFGSDVLAVGTTYEAARIKDWFSGDLLVLTPFRRGEEPVPLPDRVIRSVSSVDGVHGLVGARVVIEVMSTMKRHGVSEQDLPQLHAAIEDVRLEGFAIHLPLDRTDGSDAVEEVIGWMDRLRAARLPLHTMFVSHLRAEELVRLQHQFPQTRFRARIGTRLWLGDHDATEYRGAVLDVTRVSKGERFGYRQQKVASDGYLVVVAGGTSHGVGLEAPKALHGVMPRAKGVARAGLATVNRNLSPFVWGGKQRWFAEPPHMQVSILFVPSDAPEPKVGDELVAHLRHTTTQFDRLVER from the coding sequence ATGGCGCTCACGCTTTATGTCGACACCGCGCGCTGGCGGGCACACCACAAGCACGTCCTCGAACAGTTTCCGGGGATCGTCCCGGTCTGCAAGGGCAACGGCTACGGCTTCGGTCATGAACGGCTCGCCGAGGAGGCCACCCGTTTCGGCTCCGACGTCCTCGCCGTCGGCACCACGTACGAGGCCGCCCGGATCAAGGACTGGTTCAGTGGTGACCTGCTTGTTCTCACCCCGTTCCGACGGGGCGAGGAGCCCGTACCACTGCCCGACCGGGTGATCCGCTCCGTCTCCTCGGTGGACGGCGTGCACGGCCTGGTGGGCGCTCGCGTCGTCATCGAGGTCATGTCCACGATGAAGCGGCACGGGGTGAGCGAGCAGGATCTGCCGCAGCTCCACGCGGCCATCGAGGACGTCCGGCTGGAGGGCTTCGCAATACATCTCCCCCTGGACCGTACCGACGGCTCGGACGCCGTCGAGGAGGTCATCGGGTGGATGGACCGGTTGCGGGCCGCCCGGCTGCCGTTGCACACCATGTTCGTGAGCCATCTGCGGGCGGAGGAGCTGGTGCGTCTCCAGCACCAGTTCCCGCAGACGCGCTTCCGCGCCCGGATAGGGACACGGCTGTGGCTCGGTGACCACGACGCCACGGAGTACCGGGGCGCCGTTCTCGACGTCACCCGTGTCTCGAAGGGCGAGCGCTTCGGCTACCGGCAGCAGAAGGTGGCCTCCGACGGCTATCTCGTGGTGGTCGCCGGCGGAACGTCCCACGGGGTGGGGCTGGAGGCGCCGAAGGCATTGCACGGCGTCATGCCCCGCGCCAAGGGCGTCGCCCGTGCGGGTCTGGCGACGGTGAACCGGAACCTGTCGCCGTTCGTGTGGGGCGGTAAGCAACGCTGGTTCGCGGAGCCGCCGCACATGCAGGTGTCGATCTTGTTCGTGCCCTCGGACGCGCCCGAGCCGAAGGTCGGCGACGAGCTGGTGGCGCACTTGCGGCACACCACCACCCAGTTCGACCGCCTGGTGGAGCGCTGA
- the rpsR gene encoding 30S ribosomal protein S18, protein MAKPPVRKPKKKVCAFCKDKVTYVDYKDTNMLRKFISDRGKIRARRVTGNCTQHQRDVATAVKNSREMALLPYTSTAR, encoded by the coding sequence ATGGCGAAGCCGCCTGTGCGCAAGCCTAAGAAGAAGGTCTGCGCATTCTGCAAGGACAAGGTCACGTACGTGGACTACAAGGACACGAACATGCTGCGGAAGTTCATTTCCGACCGCGGCAAGATCCGTGCCCGCCGCGTGACCGGCAACTGCACGCAGCACCAGCGTGACGTCGCCACGGCCGTGAAGAACAGCCGTGAGATGGCGCTGCTGCCCTACACCTCCACCGCGCGATAA
- a CDS encoding MATE family efflux transporter, with translation MTQASATTKAARRRHDREIVALAVPAFGALVAEPLFLMTDSAIVGHLGTAQLAGLAIASALLLTAVSVFVFLAYATTAAVARRVGAGDLPGAIRQGIDGIWLAILLGVAVTALTLPAAPALVELFGASDTATPYALTYLRISALGIPAMLIVLAATGVLRGLQNTRTPLYVAIGGFAANAVLNVVLVYGADLGIAGSAWGTVIAQYGMAAVYGFVVVRGARRHGASLRPDAAGIRATAQAGAPLLIRTLSLRAITMIATAVAARLGDADVAAHQIILSLWTLLAFALDAIAIAGQAIIGRYLGANDPEGAKAACRRMVEWGVVSGIVLGVLVIATRPLFVPLFSSDPAVQNAALPALIVVAIAQPICGIVFVLDGVLMGAGDGAYLAWAMIVTLAVFTPMALLIPVFDGGLTAVWITMNVMMAVRMVTLWLRSRSGRWIVTGATR, from the coding sequence ATGACACAGGCTTCCGCGACGACCAAGGCTGCCCGCCGACGGCATGACCGCGAGATCGTCGCGCTCGCCGTTCCCGCGTTCGGCGCGCTCGTCGCCGAACCCTTGTTCCTGATGACCGACAGCGCGATTGTCGGCCATCTCGGCACCGCCCAGCTCGCCGGTCTCGCCATCGCGTCCGCGCTGCTGCTGACCGCGGTGAGCGTCTTCGTCTTCCTCGCCTACGCCACCACCGCCGCGGTCGCCCGCCGGGTCGGCGCGGGGGATCTCCCCGGTGCGATACGCCAGGGCATCGACGGTATCTGGCTCGCCATCCTGCTCGGCGTGGCCGTCACCGCCCTCACCTTGCCCGCCGCGCCCGCCCTGGTCGAGCTCTTCGGCGCCTCCGACACCGCGACTCCCTACGCTCTCACCTATCTGCGGATCTCGGCGCTGGGCATCCCCGCCATGCTGATCGTCCTCGCCGCCACCGGTGTACTGCGGGGCCTTCAGAACACCAGGACCCCGCTCTACGTCGCCATCGGCGGTTTCGCGGCCAACGCTGTCCTCAACGTCGTCCTCGTCTACGGCGCCGACCTCGGTATCGCCGGTTCGGCCTGGGGCACCGTCATCGCTCAGTACGGGATGGCCGCCGTCTACGGCTTCGTGGTCGTCCGGGGAGCCCGACGCCATGGTGCCTCCCTGCGACCGGACGCAGCGGGGATACGGGCCACCGCCCAGGCCGGAGCTCCGCTCCTCATCCGTACGCTCTCCCTGCGCGCGATCACCATGATCGCCACGGCCGTCGCCGCCCGGCTCGGTGACGCGGATGTGGCCGCCCACCAGATCATCCTGAGCCTCTGGACCCTGCTGGCCTTCGCGCTCGACGCGATCGCCATCGCCGGGCAGGCCATCATCGGGCGCTACCTCGGAGCGAACGATCCCGAGGGAGCCAAGGCGGCCTGCCGCCGCATGGTCGAGTGGGGAGTCGTCTCCGGGATCGTCCTCGGCGTACTGGTGATCGCCACCCGGCCGCTCTTCGTCCCGCTCTTCAGCAGTGACCCTGCCGTACAGAACGCCGCCCTTCCCGCACTGATCGTCGTGGCGATCGCCCAGCCGATCTGCGGCATCGTCTTCGTCCTGGACGGAGTGCTGATGGGTGCCGGGGACGGTGCCTACCTCGCCTGGGCGATGATCGTCACCCTGGCCGTCTTCACTCCAATGGCTCTGCTGATCCCTGTCTTCGACGGTGGTCTCACCGCCGTCTGGATCACCATGAACGTGATGATGGCGGTACGGATGGTCACCCTCTGGCTCCGTTCCCGCTCCGGCCGCTGGATCGTCACCGGCGCCACCCGCTGA
- a CDS encoding lipid II:glycine glycyltransferase FemX: MSLTLRTISREQHLAYIQSLPAASHMQVPAWADVKAEWRSESLGWFDDRTGEMVGAGLVLYRQLPKIKRYLAYLPEGPVINWFAPNLDEWLRPMLAHLKQQGAFSVKMGPPVIIRRWESTSIKKGIQDPDVKRLRDVEADFIEPRAFEVADRLRRMGWQQGEDGGAGFGDVQPRYIFQVPLANRSLEDVHKGFNQLWRRNIKKAEKAGVEVVQGSYHDLEEWQRLYEITAVRDRFRPRPLSYFQRMWSALNTEDPNRMRLYFARYGHENLAAATMLVVGGHVWYSYGASDNKGREFRPSNAMQWRMLCDAYALGATVYDLRGISDSLDESDHLFGLIQFKVGTGGQAAEYLGEWDFPLNKLLHKALDIYMSRR, translated from the coding sequence ATGAGCCTGACCCTGAGGACCATCAGCCGAGAGCAGCATCTGGCGTACATCCAGAGCCTGCCCGCGGCAAGCCACATGCAGGTCCCCGCATGGGCCGATGTGAAGGCGGAGTGGCGCTCCGAGAGCCTTGGGTGGTTCGACGACAGGACCGGCGAGATGGTGGGCGCCGGTCTGGTGCTGTACCGCCAGCTCCCGAAGATCAAGCGCTATCTGGCGTATCTGCCCGAGGGCCCGGTCATCAACTGGTTCGCCCCCAATCTCGACGAGTGGCTGCGGCCGATGCTGGCGCATCTCAAGCAGCAGGGCGCCTTCTCCGTGAAGATGGGCCCGCCGGTGATCATCCGCCGCTGGGAGTCCACGTCGATCAAGAAGGGCATCCAGGACCCGGATGTGAAGCGGCTGCGGGACGTCGAGGCCGACTTCATCGAGCCGCGCGCCTTCGAGGTGGCCGACCGGCTGCGGCGGATGGGGTGGCAGCAGGGCGAGGACGGCGGTGCCGGTTTCGGTGACGTCCAGCCCCGCTACATCTTCCAGGTGCCCCTGGCCAACCGCTCGTTGGAGGATGTCCACAAGGGCTTCAACCAGCTCTGGCGGCGGAACATCAAGAAGGCCGAGAAGGCCGGTGTCGAGGTCGTCCAGGGCAGTTACCACGACCTTGAGGAATGGCAGCGGCTCTACGAGATCACCGCAGTGCGCGACCGCTTCCGGCCGCGCCCGCTGTCGTACTTCCAGCGCATGTGGTCGGCCCTCAACACCGAGGACCCCAACCGTATGCGGCTCTACTTCGCCCGCTACGGCCACGAGAACCTGGCGGCGGCGACGATGCTCGTCGTCGGCGGGCATGTCTGGTACTCCTACGGGGCCTCGGACAACAAGGGGCGGGAGTTCCGCCCCTCGAACGCCATGCAGTGGCGGATGCTCTGCGACGCCTACGCGCTCGGAGCGACCGTCTACGACCTGCGCGGCATCTCCGACTCGCTCGACGAGTCCGACCACCTCTTCGGCCTGATCCAGTTCAAGGTCGGCACGGGTGGGCAGGCTGCCGAGTACCTCGGTGAGTGGGACTTCCCGCTGAACAAGCTGCTGCACAAGGCGCTCGACATCTATATGTCGCGCCGCTGA
- the rpsF gene encoding 30S ribosomal protein S6: MRHYEVMVILDPDLEERAVSPLIENFLSVVREGNGKVEKVDTWGRRRLSYEIKKKPEGIYSVIDLQAEPAIVKELDRQMNLNESVLRTKVLRPETH; the protein is encoded by the coding sequence ATGCGTCACTACGAGGTGATGGTCATCCTCGACCCCGATCTGGAGGAGCGCGCTGTCTCCCCCCTGATCGAGAACTTCCTTTCCGTGGTCCGTGAGGGCAACGGAAAGGTCGAGAAGGTCGACACGTGGGGCCGTCGTCGGCTCTCGTACGAGATCAAGAAGAAGCCCGAGGGCATCTACTCGGTCATCGATCTGCAGGCCGAGCCTGCGATCGTCAAGGAGCTCGACCGCCAGATGAACCTGAACGAGTCGGTCCTCCGGACCAAGGTCCTCCGCCCCGAGACCCACTGA
- a CDS encoding single-stranded DNA-binding protein — MAGETVITVVGNLVEDPELRFTPSGAAVANFRVASTPRTFDRQTNEWKDGDSLFLTCTVWRQAAENVAESLQRGMRVIVQGRLKQRSYEDREGVKRTVYELDVEEVGPSLKSATAKVTKTTGRGGQGGYSGGGQQQGGGGNWGGSPGGGGQQQGGGAPGNDPWATGAPAGGGQQQSGGGGGWGGGSGNGGNSGGNSGGGYSDEPPF; from the coding sequence ATGGCAGGCGAGACCGTCATCACGGTCGTCGGCAATCTTGTCGAAGACCCCGAGCTGCGCTTCACCCCCTCCGGTGCGGCCGTCGCGAACTTCCGTGTCGCGTCCACCCCCCGCACCTTCGACCGTCAGACCAATGAGTGGAAGGACGGCGACAGCCTGTTCCTTACCTGCACGGTCTGGCGTCAGGCGGCGGAGAACGTCGCGGAGTCGCTCCAGCGAGGCATGCGCGTCATCGTGCAGGGCCGGCTGAAGCAGCGGTCCTACGAGGACCGTGAGGGTGTCAAGCGCACGGTCTACGAGCTGGACGTCGAGGAAGTCGGCCCCAGCCTGAAGAGCGCCACGGCCAAGGTCACCAAGACCACCGGTCGCGGTGGCCAGGGCGGGTACAGCGGCGGTGGTCAGCAGCAGGGCGGTGGCGGCAACTGGGGCGGAAGCCCCGGTGGCGGCGGTCAGCAGCAGGGTGGCGGAGCCCCCGGCAACGACCCCTGGGCGACCGGAGCACCGGCCGGCGGCGGCCAGCAGCAGAGCGGTGGCGGCGGTGGCTGGGGCGGTGGCTCCGGCAACGGCGGCAACAGCGGCGGCAACAGCGGCGGCGGCTACTCGGACGAGCCTCCCTTCTGA
- a CDS encoding glycosyltransferase family 87 protein — MPSADTTPSDVRQPEPIPPTRTDPVAPTREDRVAATGSELIGGPLGRRALLGAHWWTPVRIIALVMIGMFALGMVQKFPCYDGGWFFGASAQYTHACYSDIPHLYQGRGFAAGLVPYFDRLPDKMEYLEYPVLTGIFMQVAAWLTPGSGSLQDQQQLYWFANAGMLMVCAVVIAVCVARTHRRRPWDGLLVALAPAFILTSTINWDLFAVALLAAATLMWARGRPFAFGVLLGLATAAKFYPFLLLGPLFLLCWRAGKWRAFGTALWGAAGAWLIVNLPVMVLAPEGWAKFYSFSRERGVDFGSIWLLISQRGDFQIDPQEANNYGIALMVIICLAMIPLVLAAPRRPRFAQLAFLIVAAFILTNKVYSPQYVLWLVPLAVLARPRWRDFLVWQACEVAYFLGIWMYLAYTTSGDAHKGLPPDGYHLAIAAHLLGTLYLCAMVVRDILLPERDVVRRGGDDDPSGGVLDGAPDVFVVGLGRRSEGRTAHAIAGWGPSAAPGSVRSGPEKRSL, encoded by the coding sequence ATGCCCAGTGCAGACACGACACCCTCCGATGTGCGCCAGCCGGAGCCGATTCCACCGACCCGGACCGATCCGGTCGCGCCCACCCGGGAGGACAGGGTCGCCGCGACCGGCAGTGAACTGATCGGCGGCCCCCTCGGCCGCCGCGCGTTGCTCGGCGCCCATTGGTGGACACCGGTGCGGATCATCGCGCTGGTGATGATCGGTATGTTCGCGCTCGGCATGGTGCAGAAGTTCCCCTGCTACGACGGCGGCTGGTTCTTCGGCGCCAGTGCGCAGTACACCCATGCCTGTTACTCCGACATTCCGCACCTCTACCAGGGCCGTGGATTCGCCGCTGGGCTGGTGCCGTACTTCGACCGGCTGCCCGACAAGATGGAGTATCTGGAGTACCCGGTACTGACCGGGATCTTCATGCAGGTGGCGGCATGGCTCACCCCGGGCAGCGGCAGTCTCCAGGACCAGCAGCAGCTCTACTGGTTCGCCAACGCGGGCATGCTCATGGTCTGCGCGGTCGTCATCGCCGTCTGCGTGGCCCGCACCCACCGCCGTCGCCCCTGGGACGGACTGCTGGTGGCCCTCGCACCGGCGTTCATACTGACCTCCACGATCAACTGGGACCTGTTCGCCGTCGCGCTGCTGGCCGCCGCGACGCTGATGTGGGCGCGAGGGCGTCCGTTCGCCTTCGGTGTGCTGCTGGGGCTGGCGACCGCGGCGAAGTTCTATCCGTTCCTGCTGCTCGGCCCGCTGTTCCTGCTCTGCTGGCGGGCGGGGAAATGGCGGGCCTTCGGCACGGCCCTGTGGGGAGCGGCCGGCGCCTGGCTGATCGTGAATCTGCCGGTGATGGTGCTGGCCCCGGAGGGCTGGGCGAAGTTCTACTCGTTCAGCCGGGAACGGGGTGTCGACTTCGGGTCGATCTGGCTGCTGATCTCGCAGCGGGGAGACTTCCAGATCGACCCGCAGGAGGCCAACAACTACGGGATCGCCCTGATGGTGATCATCTGTCTGGCCATGATCCCGCTCGTCCTGGCGGCGCCCCGGCGTCCCCGGTTCGCACAGCTCGCCTTCCTGATCGTGGCCGCCTTCATCCTGACGAACAAGGTCTACTCCCCGCAGTACGTCCTGTGGCTCGTTCCGCTCGCGGTGCTGGCCCGGCCCCGCTGGCGGGACTTCCTGGTGTGGCAGGCCTGCGAGGTGGCGTACTTCCTCGGGATCTGGATGTACCTCGCGTACACAACCAGCGGTGACGCCCACAAGGGGCTTCCCCCGGACGGCTACCACCTCGCCATCGCCGCCCATCTGCTGGGAACGCTGTATCTGTGTGCGATGGTCGTCCGCGACATCCTGCTGCCGGAACGGGACGTGGTGCGGCGCGGCGGCGACGACGATCCGTCGGGCGGGGTGCTGGACGGTGCCCCGGATGTCTTCGTGGTGGGCCTCGGCAGGAGGTCGGAGGGCCGTACCGCCCACGCCATCGCGGGATGGGGCCCCTCCGCGGCGCCGGGGTCCGTACGGAGTGGCCCGGAGAAGCGTTCGCTCTGA